From the Anopheles merus strain MAF chromosome 2L, AmerM5.1, whole genome shotgun sequence genome, the window ACAAACTCGCTGCATTGAATATTGTATTGAGAGATTCATGGAAAAACATATAAATGCATGTCCAACATGTTCAGATCAGTTGTCCTGTGGTACTCAGGAGTAAGCAATTAGGTATTTTTCTATTTCCATTGCCGATTCTGCTTAACTGCCAGCTTGCTCTAGAGGAAGGAGAAGATCCTCGTTCCAGAACAACGCATCCAGATCATTTTCCTGGCCAGTAAAGTCTTGTGCCCTGGAATCTGTCAAACCTTCCGGTACAGCATCGTCCTGCTGATCGTCCGAAAGTGCCTTTGGTGGTAAAAACATCAGCTCTTGCGCCATCGGTACAATCCTTTTGCCACGTGACGAGAAGAACGTATCCTTGTGCTCGTTGGCCAAATTTTCGAGCAAATTTCGGCGTAATCGATTCACAAGCGGCTGGTGAAGGTGCTGTAAGCTTGGCACGGCGAAACTACTCACTTTATCGTCAAGCGGAACCGTGTCACCACGGGCGGTGTTGGTCACCAGCGGTCTTATGTTGCTGCCGGCGTCGTACGCCAGAAGGTACTGCTTTTTGCCCCGATTCGGAAAGAAGTACTCGTCGGGTGAGCCACCCAGCAATACGTCAAACTTGCCCTTCTTGATCAGCTCGCCGTTCGTGGGTGCCTTCTTGCCCCGGTTCGGTACGAAGTAGTCGCCCTTCTCCAGCATCTGTTCGATGGTGATTTGTCGCTTTTCTGCTGGAATCTCAAAGCTGCCAAAACGGCGACCACGCGCCGGCATGAACACCAATGGAGAGGGAAGGCCCCGGATTTTAGGCTCCATTCGGCGGCGTCTTATCTGGCTGGGCGTGGGGCTGGTAGTGATGGATCCATCGCTCGGCAAAGCTGGTCGAGAAAACTGCAATGCTTCTCTGCGTGAGTGTATCAATAAATATGAAAGGAAGAATATTAGTGTACAAGTACAACGGTAGATTAAACATTGAATAACGATGGTTAAGTTTAAATTGTCAGAATGATTTAAATGATTGCATTTTGGTCATTTTacacaaacataaaatattttctcCATATTCCTTCGAAAACCTAACAAAATCCCTTGCGTCGacgaaaacaatttcaatctGTCCTGCATTCTTTAAAAGGAAATGCAATGAAAGTT encodes:
- the LOC121592468 gene encoding uncharacterized protein LOC121592468, producing the protein MALKRPRISVGVMAVCCGVLSLSVVARESASPSEAETGGRKYVAVHHQPMHPGSFSSPAAMEWMPVTTPLTPASKPIDEERHRKTREALQFSRPALPSDGSITTSPTPSQIRRRRMEPKIRGLPSPLVFMPARGRRFGSFEIPAEKRQITIEQMLEKGDYFVPNRGKKAPTNGELIKKGKFDVLLGGSPDEYFFPNRGKKQYLLAYDAGSNIRPLVTNTARGDTVPLDDKVSSFAVPSLQHLHQPLVNRLRRNLLENLANEHKDTFFSSRGKRIVPMAQELMFLPPKALSDDQQDDAVPEGLTDSRAQDFTGQENDLDALFWNEDLLLPLEQAGS